TCAGAAGTCTCAGACCACAGATGGCCAACTCAATTGCTCTGGGCCTAAAGTGAGGCAGCCCATCATgggggaagggcccagcagaggaaAACTGCTCACCTGAGGGCAGCAAAGAGgtagaggcagaggcagaggcagaggcagagacAGAAACAGGGTGGAGCAAGGGTCACAGGGTCACCCTTCAAAAACGGTCAGGTGGGGCATGacctcagtgacccacctcctccagccaggcACCCCCTACTTCAGTAACCCAATGGTCCATCCATTCGATGTAGGATGGGCTGATAAGGTTACAGTTTTCCCAATCCCACCATTTCTCTTCTGAATAACCCTGCATTAGTACAGAAGCCTGTGAGGAGGACACCTCACATAGGAACCACAATAGGCTGCAGTGCTCTCACCTTGGACACCAGGGCAGGAGGATCCCACATTGAAGCCCAAcctgagcaacttaacaaggcactCTCTTACAAACacacggacacacacacacacactcacacaccaaaaatcaacaacaacaaaaaagaaatttgGGGGGGTTAGGGAAATACTTGAGTTGTAAAGCACTTTCCTGACagacccaaggccctgggttcaatggtcAGTATGTCCAaagaacacaaaacacaaaccaaAACAAGAAGCAGGGTTTGAGAGAATGTGGTCAACACTTCTGCCCCTCCCATCATGGAAGGACATAGCAACAAGACACTTTGACCTTGGACTTGCCAGTCTCCAGAACAGTGGGAAGTGGATTTCTATTGttaataaattacccagtctaagGGGTTTTGTTAACAGCGGCAGATAGGGACCGAGGTGTGTTGGAACCCCTCCATTTCTTCCCCTAGTGGGAAGGACACTTTTGCTGGTTCTAGGATTGTTTACTTCCATATTTGACCCCTCATCACTTTGAACATATCAACCCACTGCCTTTTGCATTCCCTAAGGTTTCTAGCAGGAAATCTGCAGAGAACCTTGTTGGGAAATGATGATGAACTCTCCCTCCCTCTCAACCCCTTGGGTATTAATGCCCAGCTCTAGAGCATCTTAGGGAGCAGAGCGTTATGTTATAGCCTCCGGATGTGAGTGAAGTGCTACCATCCCTTGGGCTCAATCATTGTGGGTTGGAAGAAAGGGGAATGGAATACTTTTTGAGTGTACATATGATGAGGTCTTTAAAAGTTGAAAGTTAGTATGGATTTTCAGACTCTAAATGAAAAGACCATTGAAGTATCCTACCAGTTTTCATCTCTAAATATCAGTAAATACCAGTTTGCATGACCCATAGAAACAAAAAGCTTCTGGGATCCTTTCTTCTTTTCAAAGTTCAAAAAGGTCCTGGAGGCCCCAAATTGAGATGACTCCTAGGGGCTATGCCCAAGCATGGCTGGTTCATTTCTTGCTCTGACATCACAAGGAGCACCTGTGAGGTAATCTCAAACTCCTGCTATATAAGAGAGTGGCTGTGGGTGGGTTTTTGTCCACAAGTACAGGAAGCTCTTGGTGGTGACCTGTCGGACTCCCAGATAGTCAGTGCGTTTGGTGGTTGGTGGTTGGTATTTGGTATTTGTGGtggtttgctgttgttttttttgatttgggatttttgtttgtttggtgttttGCTTATTGGTTGTTGGTTTTGGtatttgggtgttttttttttttttttttttttttttttttttttttttttttcccttttttttttttttttttttttttttttttttagctagcaTCCCTAGTTGGTGTTCCGGTTTAGGATTTAGAATGCATAGAGAGAGTAGTGAGATTAGTGTAGTGGCTCAGGAGCCCAGCTCCTGCTACGAGAGCGCCTTCACGGACCATTATCGTGTCCTGAAGAACATTGGGGAGGGGAGCTTCGGGCAGGTGGTACTAGCCCGCCATCTCCTGACCGGGTTAGAAGTGGCAGTGAAAGTCTTGCCCAAGACCGAGGAGAATGAACCAGTGCTATATGAGCGGAATTGGTTGATGACCTTGGAACACCAACATGTAATCCAGCTCTTCGAAGTCATCGAGACCGTCCATTATATGTACCTCATTATGGAGCACGCGAGTGGGGGACAGCTGCGACGTTGCATCCCGCAGGCCGGTGGCATACCAGAGTACAAGGTTCGCCACGTGTTCAGGGAGATGGTGCATGTCGTGCATTACTGCCATGAGAAAGGGGTTGCACACCTGGACCTGAAGCCTGAGAACTTCGTGGTGGATGCCAAGGGTCACATGAAGCTTATCGACTTTGGTCTGAGCATGAGCTTCACACCTGGCCAGAAGCTGTCTGGGTTCAGGGGCACTCTCCTGTACAGCGCTCCTGAAATGATTCAGGGTAAGGGATTCGAGGGACCCCCTGCTGACGTCTGGAGCTTGGGTGTCACGTTGTATTTTATGCTTTCAGGGTCAAGGCCATTTAAGAGGAGCACTACTGAGGGGCTGAAGAAGCGAATCTTGGAGGCAAGCTACAGCATTCCCCCGCACGTGTCCGAGGAAGCCAGCGACCTCATCCAGCAAATCCTAACGCTGGACCCCAAAGAAAGGCCCACTCTAGAACAGATAATGAGGCATCCATGGCTGACCCAGGATGAGTACTACTCACCCACGTGTCCCAGCCAGCCACGCCCCAAGCGGCCTGACCCAGACATAATGACCATCATGGTCGACATGGGTTACAACCCTTATAAAGTCTGGTTGTCCCTGACAAATCGCCAGTTCGATGAGGCCATGGGTACGTACCTCATCCTCGAGCACGAGAAAAGCCAGAAGCCAGACTGCGTGCTTGAGGCGAAGCCTGTGCGTCGTCGGGGTCGCCATCAGGCGGCTGGGTCTTCCCCAGGCCTCCCTGCGGATCCTCCCCGGGTCCGCCCCAACAAATGCAATAGTGAGCCGGCCTTGGCCTTGCCCTGTGAGCAGCAGCCTGAGGAGGCCAAGCTATCAAGACAGAAGGCTGCATGTGCCAGCGCACCTGTCCTTCCTCTCCACATGAAGACACCCCCTTCCAGCCGACCCCCCCAGAAGAAACCTGCGACCCAATGGCGTGTGTACCTTAGGCCCAGACCTCCTAGGGAAGTAGAAGGTGGCAGCTCAGCCTTAGCAGGGCAAGCCCATCAGAGAAACAGGGGCTGGAAGGGGGTCACTAGAAGGATTGTCAACTGCCTTCAAAAATTGTGCTGCTGCATGCCGTGCTTCCACCAAGGAGAGGCTCCAATGGACCCAGACCACAGACGCCCTAGGTTCCGCAACAGAGTGGCTCAAGCAGATATGTCCGGGTGAGACAGACCACTGGACAGCCAGAGGCCCAGAGCTCTGAGCATCCCAACATGCCACCGGCCTTGGTCAGGAAGCGGACTTCAACAGCTTCAGAAGTGAGGTGTGCCCACTGGCTCAGGCTTCTCCATGCAGATTCCAGCCAGGAGCTCATCCAGATCTCCTCTACCCCCACTTGCCAGCGACATCGGACTTTCTCCTCATTCACTGCCCCCTGCCTGCCCTGCCCTTCTCTGACAGCAGAGATGGTTCTTAATAAATTTCTGTTTCtcaaattgtatattgatgttccaatgatttatttaaaaagaaaaacaggttTAAAAATAGCAGGAGGGAGAAAAAAAGTGGGGAGGACTCAGGGGAAGGACAGGAGCTCAGCAGCCATCCTTTCCAAGGCCTGGACTTGAGGTGCTTTCCTTGTTCAATAGAGACTCCAATAGACTCCTGCTCCTTGAGGAGATAGTGCCCCTTGAGCTAGTGCACAATGGGACTCAAACACTTTGGGCCAGTGTAGATGGGGGATTCTTGCTTTAAGAACTTTTGAGCTGATTGATTTGGTCACAAAGAATCCAAGTTCTGATTGATTTGGTCACAAAGAATCCCTCTGAAGAGGTGGGTGGCAGCTGTTGGAGAAGACCCAAGTGTCAAGGCATTGGAGACTCCAGAGTGTTTCTCCATACAAGTGAGAGATGGGTTAGTGGGCAGGGGTGGGACTGCCAGCAGCAGAGGCGGGAATTGCTCTTTTTGGGTTCTAGGGACCCTGACTTTTGTGCAGTGAAGTgcacacaaagaaaaagaaaccctCAGGTCAGTATGGGAGGATGCTTGCACCTTTAAGCCCTGGCATCtctgtaggactgggactggcaattttTTCCTGCCCTTCCTCTTAGTGGGCATAAATGGATAActtgccaaaaaagaaaaaaaaatgtctcattTGTCATTTTCTAGGAGGGAGGGCCTCTGCAGTTAGAAACTGTACTTATGTACTTATGTAAGCTTTAAGAGCACAGTAAATGCCCCTAAGGGCAATCCCCTTCCCAGTTTGAAGCAGGGGCACACTGTGTGCAGCCAGGAAAGGAAAGATTTATAATCCAACTTTGCTCTCAGGGGCACACTGTGTGCAGCCAGAAAAGGAAATATTTATAATCCAACTTTGCCCTTGGGACTACCTTGTCTAATAGATTCTGGGGGGCAGAAGATTCTGGGGGGCAGCAGAGGTGTAATGAGGGGAATGGAGGAGTGTGTCCAAGGAGCAAGC
Above is a genomic segment from Callospermophilus lateralis isolate mCalLat2 chromosome 14, mCalLat2.hap1, whole genome shotgun sequence containing:
- the LOC143379976 gene encoding sperm motility kinase 2B-like — protein: MHRESSEISVVAQEPSSCYESAFTDHYRVLKNIGEGSFGQVVLARHLLTGLEVAVKVLPKTEENEPVLYERNWLMTLEHQHVIQLFEVIETVHYMYLIMEHASGGQLRRCIPQAGGIPEYKVRHVFREMVHVVHYCHEKGVAHLDLKPENFVVDAKGHMKLIDFGLSMSFTPGQKLSGFRGTLLYSAPEMIQGKGFEGPPADVWSLGVTLYFMLSGSRPFKRSTTEGLKKRILEASYSIPPHVSEEASDLIQQILTLDPKERPTLEQIMRHPWLTQDEYYSPTCPSQPRPKRPDPDIMTIMVDMGYNPYKVWLSLTNRQFDEAMGTYLILEHEKSQKPDCVLEAKPVRRRGRHQAAGSSPGLPADPPRVRPNKCNSEPALALPCEQQPEEAKLSRQKAACASAPVLPLHMKTPPSSRPPQKKPATQWRVYLRPRPPREVEGGSSALAGQAHQRNRGWKGVTRRIVNCLQKLCCCMPCFHQGEAPMDPDHRRPRFRNRVAQADMSG